The Cloacibacillus sp. genome includes a window with the following:
- a CDS encoding dicarboxylate/amino acid:cation symporter, translating into MSESNSLWKAYRFPIILLCAIAIGCVIGAVMGKDALVLKPLGDIFINAMFMVVVPLVFTTICSAVASMSSMERLGKVMRSLVIVFLVTGAVAAILMLITVTLFPPAQGANIQMEAAGEIQAFSTPDQIVKAFTTDDFVNLLSRRAMLPLILFTIFFGFCLQSLGERGRAIGRGISVVADAMLQMVKYLMYYAPIGLGAYFATLVGDYGPQLLGAYFRAMVVYHVATFGYFFIAFTIYAWWATEGRGVKVFWSKIIAPALMALGSGSSTATLPVNLEAASDMGIPRDISEIVLPIGATAHMEGSCLSGILKIAFLFGIFGLPFTSLGTMATAVAVAVLSGVVLSGIPGGGLVGEMLIVSLYGFPPEAFPIIATIGFLVDPAATMVNATGDTCSALMISRLVEGKNWFAKANVTNL; encoded by the coding sequence ATGTCAGAATCAAACAGTCTGTGGAAGGCGTACCGTTTCCCGATAATCCTTCTTTGCGCCATCGCGATCGGCTGTGTCATCGGCGCCGTGATGGGCAAGGACGCCCTGGTGCTCAAACCTCTTGGAGATATCTTTATCAACGCGATGTTTATGGTGGTCGTGCCGCTGGTCTTTACGACGATCTGCAGCGCCGTTGCCTCTATGTCCTCGATGGAGCGTCTCGGAAAGGTAATGCGTTCGCTGGTCATCGTTTTCCTGGTCACGGGAGCCGTCGCTGCCATCCTGATGCTCATCACCGTCACCCTCTTCCCGCCGGCGCAGGGCGCCAATATCCAGATGGAGGCCGCGGGCGAGATACAGGCATTCAGCACGCCGGACCAGATAGTCAAAGCCTTCACGACCGACGACTTTGTTAATCTGCTTTCGCGCCGGGCGATGCTGCCGCTGATCCTCTTCACGATCTTCTTCGGTTTCTGCCTCCAGTCGCTTGGCGAACGGGGACGCGCGATCGGACGCGGCATCTCCGTCGTCGCCGACGCGATGCTGCAGATGGTCAAGTATCTCATGTATTACGCCCCGATCGGTCTCGGCGCATATTTCGCGACGCTCGTCGGCGACTACGGCCCGCAGCTGCTGGGAGCCTATTTCCGCGCGATGGTTGTCTATCATGTCGCCACCTTCGGATATTTCTTCATCGCCTTTACCATCTACGCCTGGTGGGCCACAGAGGGACGCGGCGTGAAGGTTTTCTGGAGCAAGATAATCGCGCCGGCGCTCATGGCTCTCGGCTCAGGCAGCAGTACGGCGACGCTGCCGGTCAACCTTGAGGCGGCCTCAGATATGGGCATTCCGCGCGATATCAGCGAGATCGTGCTGCCGATAGGCGCGACGGCCCATATGGAGGGTTCCTGCCTCTCCGGCATCCTCAAGATAGCCTTCCTCTTCGGCATCTTTGGTCTGCCCTTCACGAGTCTCGGTACGATGGCGACGGCGGTGGCGGTGGCGGTGCTCTCCGGCGTCGTTCTCTCCGGCATCCCCGGCGGCGGTCTGGTTGGCGAGATGCTTATTGTCAGCCTTTACGGCTTTCCGCCCGAGGCCTTCCCGATCATCGCGACGATCGGCTTCCTCGTCGACCCCGCGGCGACGATGGTCAACGCTACGGGCGACACCTGCTCCGCGCTGATGATTTCGCGTCTTGTCGAGGGTAAAAACTGGTTC